The Papaver somniferum cultivar HN1 chromosome 3, ASM357369v1, whole genome shotgun sequence genome includes a region encoding these proteins:
- the LOC113356731 gene encoding histone deacetylase 19-like translates to METGGNSLPSGPDGVKRKVSYFYDPEVGNYYYGQGHPMKPHRIRMTHALLAHYGLLQNMQVLKPFPARDRDLCRFHADDYVAFLRSITPETQQDQLRQLKRFNVGEDCPVFDGLYSFCQTYAGGSVGGAVKLNHGLCDIAINWAGGLHHAKKCEASGFCYVNDIVLSILELLKTHERVLYVDIDIHHGDGVEEAFYTTDRVMTVSFHKFGDYFPGTGDIRDIGHGKGKYYSLNVPLDDGIDDESYQNLFKPLMEKVMEIFRPGAVVLQCGADSLSGDRLGCFNLSIKGHAECVKYMRSFNVPLLLLGGGGYTIRNVARCWCYETGVALGVEIEDKMPQHEYYEYFGPDYTLHVAPSNMENKNSRLILEEIRGKLLENLSKLRHAPSIQFQERPPDTELPEGDEDQEDADERWGPDSDMEVDDERKPLANNSQPARVKREVDEPEVKEMEDQKVAVEQVKGVETKAEENSGSKAPDAVPMSIDEPTPVKVEQENMTKPSDQSAQMYPKP, encoded by the exons ATGGAAACTGGGGGTAATTCCCTTCCATCAGGCCCTGATGGGGTGAAGAGGAAAGTATCATATTTTTATGATCCAGAAGTTGGAAATTACTATTATGGACAAGGTCACCCGATGAAGCCTCATCGCATTAGAATGACCCATGCACTCTTGGCTCATTATGGCTTGCTTCAGAATATGCAAGTCTTAAAGCCTTTTCCTGCTCGAGATAGGGATCTTTGTCGGTTTCATGCGGATGATTATGTTGCTTTTTTAAGAAGTATCACTCCAGAAACCCAGCAGGACCAACTTAGGCAGCTAAAGAGGTTCAATGTTGGTGAAGATTGCCCTGTTTTCGATGGTCTTTATTCTTTCTGTCAGACGTATGCTGGTGGGTCAGTTGGTGGTGCTGTGAAGTTAAACCATGGACTTTGTGATATTGCGATAAATTGGGCAGGTGGGCTTCATCATGCTAAAAAGTGTGAGGCTTCTGGATTCTGTTATGTGAACGATATCGTCTTGTCAATTTTGGAACTTCTCAAAACACACGAG CGGGTCCTGTATGTGGACATTGATATCCACCACGGAGATGGAGTAGAGGAGGCTTTCTACACAACTGATAGAGTCATGACTGTTTCATTCCACAAATTTGGCGATTATTTTCCAGGCACAGGAGACATACGAGACATTGGACATGGGAAGGGGAAATACTACTCCCTGAATGTACCCCTTGATGACGGGATTGATGATGAGAgctaccagaacttattcaaaCCACTGATGGAGAAAGTGATGGAAATTTTCAGACCTGGAGCCGTGGTTCTTCAATGTGGCGCTGACTCCTTATCTGGTGACAGGTTAGGCTGCTTCAATCTTTCCATCAAAGGTCATGCTGAGTGTGTGAAATACATGAGATCCTTTAATGTGCCATTGCTGCTGCTGGGTGGTGGAGGATATACGATACGTAATGTTGCTCGTTGTTGGTGTTACGAG ACAGGAGTCGCACTTGGTGTAGAAATTGAAGACAAGATGCCACAGCATGAATACTATGAGTATTTTGGTCCTGATTATACTCTCCATGTTGCTCCCAGTAATATGGAGAACAAGAACTCACGTCTGATATTGGAAGAGATAAGAGGGAAGCTTCTTGAGAATCTCTCGAAGCTTCGGCATGCACCTAGCATCCAATTTCAGGAACGACCACCCGACACGGAGCTTCCAGAG GGAGATGAAGATCAAGAGGATGCAGATGAGAGATGGGGTCCTGATTCTGACATGGAAGTTGATGACGAGCG TAAGCCTCTGGCAAACAACTCACAACCTGCAAGAGTGAAGAGAGAAGTCGACGAACCTGAAGTTAAAGAGATG GAGGATCAGAAAGTTGCAGTTGAGCAAGTCAAAGGCGTGGAAACAAAAGCTGAAGAAAACTCAGGCTCTAAG GCTCCAGATGCAGTTCCTATGTCAATAGATGAACCAACACCTGTGAAAGTCGAACAAGAAAACATGACCAAGCCATCTGACCAGTCTGCTCAGATGTACCCCAAACCATAA